In Herbaspirillum sp. WKF16, one genomic interval encodes:
- a CDS encoding HD-GYP domain-containing protein: MHRLTDGYTPSHEDRTAELCVAIARHLGLPAERIDVLHMAAQVHDIGKARIPLALLNKPGRITDEEYAVLKTHVQSGYDILRHISFPFNLAEIVWCHHEYLDGSGYPRGVTAESIPLESRILTVSDIVESMSADRPYRKSLGMDIALDEIRRLRGARLDPVVVDACLDVVGKKLWHEHAA; this comes from the coding sequence ATGCACAGGCTCACTGACGGCTATACGCCCAGCCACGAGGACCGCACCGCGGAACTGTGCGTGGCCATCGCCAGGCACCTGGGGCTGCCGGCCGAGCGCATCGACGTGCTGCACATGGCCGCGCAGGTGCACGACATCGGCAAGGCCCGAATCCCGCTGGCGCTGCTCAACAAGCCCGGCCGCATCACCGACGAGGAATACGCCGTACTCAAGACGCACGTGCAAAGCGGCTACGACATCCTCAGGCACATCAGCTTCCCCTTCAACCTGGCCGAGATCGTCTGGTGCCATCACGAGTACCTGGACGGCAGCGGCTACCCGCGCGGCGTGACGGCCGAGTCCATCCCGCTGGAGTCGCGCATCCTGACGGTGTCGGACATCGTCGAATCGATGTCGGCCGACCGCCCCTACCGCAAGTCGCTGGGCATGGACATCGCGCTCGATGAAATCCGCCGCCTGCGCGGCGCGCGCCTGGATCCGGTGGTGGTGGACGCCTGCCTGGACGTGGTGGGGAAAAAGCTGTGGCACGAGCACGCGGCGTGA
- a CDS encoding YbfB/YjiJ family MFS transporter, translated as MQTTQHPARAGTQDFALRHPLLIALALSMGTVVALGVARFSYALLLAPMRADLGWPYLVAGGMNTGNALGYLLGALVTPLLMRRYQAHRVLIGGAFGTALLTFIPGFVTDTAAQLSLRVVTGIASAFIFVAGGLLVSRLAALHPQRAGLLLGLYYGGTGIGIALASLLVPPVMQAAAAHGAAHPWQWAWLLLGALALAASVFMSLPVRHIPSPAAQAAARGSFRARSLMFGLLGYLMFGLGYIGYMTFVIALLKEEGMAPERITLFFTLLGVATFASSRIWARMLDRFRGGQSLAILNALLCAATLLPAFTTQPAAVFASGILFGACFLSAVASTTAMVRHNLPQADWPAGISAFTIIFAAGQIVGPTIVGWIADGAGGLQRGLIFSALTLLAGALLAWRQQALPKPA; from the coding sequence ATGCAGACTACGCAGCACCCCGCCCGCGCCGGCACGCAGGATTTCGCCCTGCGCCATCCCCTGCTGATCGCCCTCGCCCTGTCGATGGGCACCGTCGTCGCGCTGGGCGTGGCGCGCTTTTCCTACGCGCTGCTGCTGGCGCCGATGCGCGCCGACCTCGGCTGGCCCTACCTGGTCGCCGGCGGCATGAATACCGGCAACGCCCTGGGCTACCTGCTGGGCGCGCTGGTCACGCCCCTGCTGATGCGGCGCTACCAGGCGCATCGCGTGCTGATCGGCGGCGCCTTCGGCACGGCCCTCTTGACCTTCATCCCCGGCTTCGTCACCGATACCGCCGCCCAGCTCTCGCTGCGCGTGGTCACCGGCATCGCCAGCGCCTTCATCTTCGTCGCCGGCGGCTTGCTGGTGAGCCGCCTGGCCGCGCTGCATCCGCAGCGCGCCGGCCTGTTGCTGGGCCTGTACTACGGCGGCACCGGCATCGGCATCGCGCTGGCGTCGCTGCTGGTGCCGCCGGTGATGCAGGCGGCCGCCGCGCACGGCGCCGCCCATCCATGGCAATGGGCCTGGCTGCTGCTGGGCGCGCTGGCGCTGGCGGCCAGCGTGTTCATGTCGCTCCCGGTGCGCCACATCCCCTCGCCCGCCGCGCAGGCGGCGGCGCGCGGCAGCTTTCGCGCGCGCAGCCTCATGTTCGGCCTGCTGGGCTACCTCATGTTCGGCCTCGGTTATATCGGCTACATGACCTTCGTCATCGCGCTGCTGAAGGAAGAAGGCATGGCGCCCGAGCGCATCACCCTGTTCTTCACGCTGCTGGGGGTGGCGACCTTCGCCTCCTCGCGCATCTGGGCGCGCATGCTGGACCGTTTCCGCGGCGGCCAGTCGCTGGCCATCCTCAACGCGCTGCTGTGCGCGGCGACCCTGCTGCCGGCCTTCACGACGCAACCGGCGGCAGTGTTCGCCTCGGGCATCCTGTTCGGCGCCTGCTTCCTGTCGGCGGTGGCCTCGACCACGGCGATGGTGCGCCACAACCTGCCTCAGGCCGACTGGCCGGCCGGCATCAGCGCCTTCACCATCATCTTCGCGGCCGGCCAGATCGTCGGGCCCACCATCGTCGGCTGGATCGCCGACGGCGCCGGCGGGCTGCAGCGCGGATTGATATTCTCGGCGCTGACCCTGCTGGCCGGCGCGCTGCTGGCGTGGCGCCAGCAGGCCCTGCCCAAACCCGCCTGA
- the hisC gene encoding histidinol-phosphate transaminase, with protein sequence MSKFWSPIVSRLTPYTPGEQPKIANLVKLNTNENPYGPSPRALEAIAREVGDNLRLYPNPDAEPLKLAIAHRHAADGISAREVFVGNGSDEVLAHAFHALLQHGKPILFPDITYSFYPTYAGLYQVEYRALPLAEDFTIRADDYLGQGEAIGGIIFPNPNAPTGCLMGLAEIERILQDNPQRVVVVDEAYIDFGGQSAIPLVRRYPNLLVVQTFSKSRALAGMRVGFAIGHADLIDALERVKNSFNSYPLDRPAIAGATAAIEDEEYFRKTCDMVIASRERLTASLTQLGFEVLPSAANFVFARHPLHDAARLAAALRGDGIIVRHFGSARISQFLRITIGTDDACGTLVEALRRHLA encoded by the coding sequence ATGAGCAAGTTCTGGAGCCCCATCGTCAGCCGCCTGACGCCCTACACACCGGGTGAGCAGCCCAAGATCGCCAACCTGGTCAAGCTCAACACCAACGAGAACCCCTATGGCCCCTCGCCGCGCGCGCTGGAGGCCATCGCCCGCGAGGTCGGCGACAACCTGCGCCTGTACCCGAACCCGGACGCCGAACCGCTCAAGCTGGCCATCGCGCATCGCCACGCCGCCGACGGCATCAGCGCGCGCGAAGTGTTCGTCGGCAACGGCTCCGACGAAGTGCTGGCGCACGCGTTCCACGCGCTGCTCCAGCACGGCAAGCCCATCCTGTTCCCGGACATCACCTACAGCTTCTACCCGACCTACGCCGGCCTGTACCAGGTCGAGTACCGCGCGCTGCCGCTGGCTGAGGATTTCACCATCCGCGCCGACGACTACCTGGGCCAGGGCGAGGCCATCGGCGGCATTATCTTCCCCAATCCCAACGCGCCCACCGGCTGCCTGATGGGACTGGCCGAGATCGAGCGCATCCTGCAGGACAATCCGCAGCGCGTGGTGGTGGTGGACGAGGCCTACATCGACTTCGGCGGCCAGAGCGCGATCCCGCTGGTGCGGCGCTATCCCAACCTGCTGGTGGTGCAGACCTTCTCCAAGTCGCGCGCGCTGGCCGGCATGCGGGTCGGCTTCGCGATCGGCCACGCCGACCTGATCGACGCGCTGGAGCGGGTCAAGAACAGCTTCAACTCCTATCCGCTGGACCGCCCGGCGATTGCCGGCGCCACCGCCGCGATCGAGGACGAGGAGTATTTCCGCAAGACCTGCGACATGGTCATCGCCAGCCGCGAGCGCCTCACGGCCTCGCTCACGCAGCTCGGCTTCGAGGTGCTGCCCTCGGCCGCCAACTTCGTGTTCGCGCGCCATCCGTTGCATGACGCGGCCAGGCTGGCGGCGGCGTTGCGCGGCGACGGCATCATCGTGCGCCACTTCGGCAGCGCGCGCATCAGCCAGTTCCTGCGCATCACCATCGGCACCGACGACGCCTGCGGCACGCTGGTGGAGGCGCTCAGGCGTCACCTGGCGTAA
- a CDS encoding Crp/Fnr family transcriptional regulator encodes MEQHLRQHEWFTALSPEHRGLAAGTAQLARFAADSFIARRGELSGHWIGVHEGLIKLAVYNVDGRSSTLSGVPEGGWCGEGSVIKREPRRYDVIAVRASRILLVPADTFHRLMAESLPFNAFVIRQLNERMGQFIATVQNERLLDVDARVAQAIAQLFHPMLYPRTAQVLELSQEEIGLLTGLSRQRVNQAMRRLAELGLVEISYQSLRVIDLDGLRAFGMASL; translated from the coding sequence ATGGAGCAACATCTACGGCAGCACGAGTGGTTCACCGCGCTGTCTCCGGAACACCGCGGGCTGGCCGCGGGCACCGCGCAATTGGCGCGCTTTGCCGCCGACTCGTTTATCGCGCGGCGCGGCGAGCTTTCCGGGCACTGGATCGGCGTGCATGAAGGCCTGATCAAGCTCGCCGTCTATAACGTCGACGGGCGCAGCAGCACGCTGTCGGGCGTGCCCGAGGGCGGCTGGTGCGGCGAGGGCAGCGTGATCAAGCGCGAGCCGCGCCGCTATGACGTGATCGCCGTGCGCGCCTCGCGGATCCTGCTGGTCCCGGCCGACACCTTCCATCGCCTGATGGCCGAGAGCCTGCCGTTCAACGCCTTCGTGATCCGCCAGTTGAACGAGCGCATGGGCCAGTTCATCGCCACCGTGCAGAACGAGCGCCTGCTCGACGTCGACGCGCGCGTGGCCCAGGCCATCGCCCAGTTGTTCCATCCCATGCTGTATCCGCGCACCGCCCAGGTGCTGGAACTGTCGCAGGAGGAGATCGGCCTGCTGACGGGCCTGTCGCGCCAGCGCGTGAACCAGGCCATGCGCCGGTTGGCCGAGCTGGGTTTGGTGGAGATTTCCTACCAGAGCCTCCGCGTCATCGATCTCGACGGCCTGCGCGCCTTCGGCATGGCCTCGCTATGA
- a CDS encoding acyl-CoA synthetase codes for MADFDTGLARNAANHAALTPLDFIARAAEVYGRRTAIVHGRLRQDWDQTYRRARRLASALQRLGVGRNDTVSAMLPNTPAMVEAHFGVPMAGAVLNALNIRLDAESLAFMLRHGEARVLLIDSEFAALARQLQQQLPALKIVEVFDELGPPPVAGERFGAWEYEALLADGDEHFDWQLPADEWDAIALNYTSGTTGDPKGVVYHHRGAAINAVSNILEWDMPKHPVYLWTLPMFHCNGWCFPWTVAARAGVNVCLRKFEPKLVFDLIREHGVTHYCAAPIVHAALANAPEGWREGIRGPVRGMVAGAPPPAAVLARMEAMDFELAHVYGLTEVYGPAAVCAEQDDWAAQSVDQRAVLKSRQGVRYHLQRGVAVLAPETMAPVRRDGEEIGEIMFRGNICMKGYLKNDRATQEAFAGGWFHTGDLGVMTADGYIKIKDRSKDIIISGGENISSVEVEDVLYRHPAVLAAAVVAQPDEKWGETPCAFVELKEGAQVDAQALIDFCREHLAGFKAPKAIYFGPLPKTSTGKIQKFELRKRMKSDSAIDV; via the coding sequence ATGGCAGACTTCGACACCGGCCTGGCGCGCAATGCCGCCAACCACGCCGCCCTCACCCCCCTCGATTTCATCGCCCGCGCGGCCGAAGTATACGGCCGCCGCACCGCCATCGTGCATGGCCGGCTGCGCCAGGACTGGGACCAGACCTACCGCCGCGCGCGCCGCCTGGCCAGCGCCCTGCAGCGCCTGGGCGTGGGCAGGAACGACACCGTCTCGGCCATGCTGCCCAATACGCCGGCGATGGTGGAGGCGCACTTCGGCGTGCCGATGGCCGGCGCGGTCTTGAACGCGCTCAACATCCGCCTCGACGCCGAATCGCTTGCCTTCATGCTGCGCCATGGCGAAGCCCGGGTGCTGCTCATCGACAGCGAGTTCGCCGCGCTGGCGCGGCAATTGCAGCAACAGCTGCCGGCGCTGAAGATCGTCGAGGTGTTCGACGAGCTCGGTCCGCCGCCGGTGGCCGGCGAGCGTTTCGGCGCCTGGGAGTACGAGGCCCTGCTGGCCGACGGCGACGAGCATTTCGACTGGCAGCTGCCGGCCGACGAGTGGGATGCGATCGCGCTGAACTACACCTCGGGCACCACCGGCGACCCCAAGGGCGTGGTGTATCACCATCGCGGAGCGGCCATCAACGCCGTCTCCAACATCCTCGAATGGGACATGCCCAAGCACCCGGTCTACCTATGGACGCTGCCCATGTTCCACTGCAACGGCTGGTGCTTCCCGTGGACGGTGGCCGCGCGCGCCGGCGTCAACGTCTGCCTGCGCAAGTTCGAGCCCAAGCTGGTGTTCGACCTGATCCGCGAGCACGGCGTGACGCACTACTGCGCCGCGCCCATCGTGCATGCGGCGCTGGCCAACGCGCCGGAGGGCTGGCGCGAGGGCATCCGCGGCCCGGTGCGCGGCATGGTAGCGGGCGCGCCGCCGCCGGCGGCGGTGCTGGCCAGGATGGAGGCGATGGATTTCGAGCTGGCCCACGTGTACGGGTTGACCGAGGTCTACGGCCCGGCCGCGGTATGCGCCGAGCAGGACGACTGGGCCGCGCAGTCGGTGGACCAGCGCGCCGTGCTCAAGTCGCGCCAGGGCGTGCGCTACCACCTGCAGCGCGGCGTCGCCGTGCTGGCGCCGGAGACCATGGCGCCGGTCAGGCGCGACGGCGAGGAGATCGGCGAGATCATGTTCCGCGGGAACATCTGCATGAAGGGTTACCTGAAGAACGACCGCGCCACGCAGGAAGCCTTCGCCGGCGGCTGGTTCCACACCGGCGACCTGGGCGTGATGACGGCCGACGGCTACATCAAGATCAAGGACCGCAGCAAGGACATCATCATCTCCGGCGGCGAGAACATTTCCAGCGTCGAGGTGGAGGACGTGCTGTACCGCCATCCGGCGGTACTGGCCGCGGCGGTGGTGGCGCAGCCGGATGAGAAATGGGGGGAGACGCCGTGCGCCTTCGTCGAACTCAAGGAAGGCGCGCAGGTGGACGCGCAGGCCCTGATCGATTTCTGCCGCGAGCACCTGGCCGGATTCAAGGCGCCCAAGGCGATCTATTTCGGCCCCCTGCCCAAGACCTCCACCGGCAAGATCCAGAAGTTCGAACTGCGCAAGCGCATGAAGTCCGATAGCGCAATCGACGTCTAG
- a CDS encoding molybdopterin-dependent oxidoreductase, whose product MNKRHFLHAAASALAASATAAPAFAARKSAAPAGPALLTVTGEISAPNRGPLDHALDQMMHKQKLEFDRARVFDFASLAALPAVEIRPTLEYDGKRHALRGPLLADVMRAAGADAQAEGYVLRAIDGYAVMVSREDAQKYRFIVATHLDGKPMALGGLGPLWAVYEADRFPEMAARPVSERFGLCPWGIYHIAVRRG is encoded by the coding sequence ATGAACAAGCGCCACTTCCTGCACGCCGCCGCGTCGGCGCTGGCAGCCTCGGCGACGGCCGCGCCGGCCTTCGCCGCCCGCAAGAGCGCAGCGCCGGCCGGCCCGGCGCTGCTGACCGTGACCGGCGAGATATCCGCGCCCAACCGCGGCCCCCTGGACCACGCGCTGGACCAGATGATGCACAAGCAGAAACTGGAGTTCGACAGGGCGCGCGTCTTCGACTTCGCGTCGCTGGCGGCGCTGCCCGCAGTCGAGATCCGTCCCACGCTGGAATACGACGGCAAGCGCCACGCGCTGCGCGGCCCGCTGCTGGCCGACGTCATGCGCGCCGCCGGCGCCGATGCCCAGGCCGAGGGTTACGTACTGCGGGCCATCGACGGCTATGCCGTCATGGTGTCGCGCGAGGATGCGCAGAAATACCGCTTCATCGTCGCCACCCATCTCGACGGCAAGCCCATGGCGCTGGGCGGACTGGGGCCACTGTGGGCGGTGTACGAGGCCGACCGCTTCCCCGAGATGGCGGCGCGGCCGGTGTCGGAGCGCTTCGGCCTGTGCCCCTGGGGCATCTATCACATCGCCGTGCGCCGCGGCTAG
- a CDS encoding branched-chain amino acid ABC transporter substrate-binding protein — translation MSRTFPRLHKRAAALCCLSLYVLPCLSGAAPAQQPKTILIGFSGALGGVSEQFGKSQANAAEMALIEANRHHPRIGGQPVFFRLLRHDDHNQPEAAAAVARQLLKAGVAAVIGTTDSGTARVAAKIYSDAGVALLSPAASAAALAEQGNAGFFSMIGHDGHAGAYLADYAMHELNMRRIAVIDNGSMYGMAAAATVHERICQAGFRPVLRERVGYASDLQQLAWQIRQSGAQGVFFGGYAQAASLARALHRTGRGPRLMLASSGEVGSPFLVAARSAAAEVLAIEPGLPETGLPGWRRFERDYRERFGADPYGLAPFAYDAAQVLLAAIRQGDSAEPGKIIEALRQIRFKGLTGTVAFDEAGYPRHPLFTVYTVRDRHWVPLRTYEGPPRRAENDKGCAAAAAVRR, via the coding sequence ATGTCGCGCACATTCCCCCGTTTGCACAAACGCGCCGCCGCGCTTTGCTGCCTGTCGCTGTATGTCTTGCCATGCCTGTCCGGCGCCGCCCCGGCGCAGCAGCCCAAGACCATCCTGATCGGTTTCTCCGGTGCGCTGGGCGGGGTATCCGAGCAGTTCGGCAAGAGCCAGGCCAACGCCGCCGAGATGGCCCTGATCGAGGCCAACCGCCACCATCCGCGCATCGGCGGACAGCCGGTGTTCTTCCGCCTGCTGCGCCATGACGACCACAACCAGCCGGAGGCCGCCGCGGCAGTGGCCCGGCAACTGCTGAAGGCAGGTGTGGCGGCCGTGATCGGCACCACCGATTCGGGCACCGCGCGGGTCGCCGCGAAGATCTATTCGGACGCCGGCGTGGCGCTGCTGTCGCCGGCGGCCAGCGCGGCGGCGCTGGCCGAGCAGGGCAACGCCGGCTTCTTCAGCATGATCGGGCATGACGGTCACGCAGGCGCCTACCTGGCCGACTACGCCATGCACGAGCTCAACATGCGTCGCATCGCCGTCATCGACAACGGGTCGATGTACGGCATGGCGGCCGCGGCTACGGTGCATGAACGGATATGCCAGGCCGGTTTCAGGCCGGTGCTGCGCGAGCGCGTCGGTTACGCCAGCGACCTGCAGCAGTTGGCCTGGCAGATCCGGCAAAGCGGGGCGCAGGGTGTGTTTTTCGGCGGTTATGCGCAGGCGGCGTCGCTGGCGCGGGCGCTGCACAGGACCGGGCGCGGCCCGCGGCTGATGCTGGCCTCCAGCGGCGAGGTCGGTTCGCCCTTCCTGGTGGCGGCGCGTTCGGCCGCCGCCGAGGTGCTGGCCATCGAGCCGGGGTTGCCGGAGACGGGCTTGCCGGGATGGCGCCGTTTCGAGAGAGATTACCGCGAGCGCTTCGGCGCCGATCCCTACGGCCTGGCGCCGTTCGCCTACGATGCCGCGCAGGTGCTGCTGGCTGCGATCCGCCAGGGCGACAGCGCCGAGCCGGGCAAGATCATCGAGGCGCTGCGCCAGATCAGGTTCAAGGGCCTGACCGGCACGGTGGCCTTCGACGAGGCGGGCTACCCGCGCCATCCGCTGTTTACCGTCTACACGGTGCGCGACCGGCACTGGGTGCCGCTGCGCACCTATGAAGGGCCGCCGCGCCGCGCAGAAAACGACAAGGGCTGCGCCGCGGCCGCAGCCGTGAGACGATAG
- the panS gene encoding ketopantoate/pantoate/pantothenate transporter PanS: protein MLALITRLFPLWALLLSAAAYFSPSTFTPIGKYVTQLLTLIMLTMGVTLTVDDFKRIIKRPAPVAAGIILHYLVMPLAAWVIAKVLRMPPDLTAGMVLVGSVASGTASNVMIYLSRGDVALSVTISTLSALVSVFATPMLTELYVDASIHFDAHAMLMSIVQIVVVPIVVGLVANIFAGGLIRRIEPYLSLVSMVAILLIIAAVVGGSQASIASVGLVVLVGVILHNGLGLLGGYWGGRLLGFDEAVCRTLAIEVGMQNSGLAAALGKLYFTPVAALPGALFSVWHNLSGSLLAGYWRGRPPRD from the coding sequence ATGCTCGCACTTATCACCCGCCTGTTCCCCCTGTGGGCGCTGCTGCTGTCCGCCGCCGCCTATTTTTCGCCGTCGACCTTCACGCCGATCGGCAAATACGTCACCCAGCTGCTGACGCTGATCATGCTGACCATGGGCGTGACGCTGACCGTCGACGACTTCAAGCGCATCATCAAGCGCCCGGCCCCGGTGGCCGCCGGCATCATCCTGCATTACCTGGTCATGCCGCTGGCCGCCTGGGTCATCGCCAAGGTGCTGCGCATGCCGCCCGACCTGACCGCCGGCATGGTGCTGGTGGGTTCGGTCGCCTCCGGCACCGCCTCCAATGTGATGATCTATCTCTCGCGCGGCGACGTCGCGCTGTCGGTGACCATCTCCACCCTGTCCGCGCTGGTCTCGGTGTTCGCCACGCCGATGCTGACCGAGCTGTATGTCGACGCGTCCATCCACTTCGACGCCCATGCCATGCTGATGTCCATCGTGCAGATCGTGGTGGTGCCCATCGTGGTCGGCCTGGTGGCCAACATCTTCGCCGGCGGCCTGATCCGGCGCATCGAGCCCTACCTGTCGCTGGTGTCGATGGTCGCCATCCTGCTGATCATCGCGGCGGTGGTCGGCGGCAGCCAGGCCAGCATCGCTTCGGTGGGCCTGGTGGTGCTGGTGGGTGTGATCCTGCACAACGGCCTGGGTCTCCTGGGCGGTTACTGGGGCGGTCGCCTGCTGGGCTTCGACGAGGCCGTGTGCCGCACGCTGGCCATCGAGGTCGGCATGCAGAACTCGGGCCTCGCGGCCGCGCTGGGCAAGCTGTACTTCACGCCCGTGGCGGCGCTGCCTGGCGCGTTGTTCTCGGTCTGGCACAACCTCTCGGGTTCGCTGCTGGCCGGCTACTGGCGCGGCCGCCCGCCGCGCGACTAA
- the ettA gene encoding energy-dependent translational throttle protein EttA, whose product MAQYVFTMNRVGKIVPPKRQILKDISLSFFPGAKIGVLGLNGSGKSTLLKIMAGIDKEIEGEATPAPNLNIGYLPQEPQLDPEKTVRQEVESALGEVFEAQAKLDAVYAAYAEEDADFDALATEQARLEAIIAASDGNSLNQQLEMAADALRLPPWDAVIGVLSGGEKRRVALCKLLLSKPDMLLLDEPTNHLDAESVDWLEQFLLRFPGTVVAITHDRYFLDNAAEWILELDRGHGIPWKGNYSSWLEQKEARLKQEEASESARQKTIAKELEWVRQNPKGRQAKSKARLARFNELSEHEYQKRNETSEIFIPVAERLGNEVIEFKGVSKGYGDRLLIDNLNFKIPAGAIVGIIGPNGAGKSTLFRMLAGREQPDSGDLVLGPTVKISLVDQSREDLENKKTVFEDVAGGADILTVGRFEMPSRAYLGRFNFKGGDQQKIVGNLSGGERGRLHLAKTLLQGGNVLLLDEPSNDLDVETLRALEDALLEFAGTVLVISHDRWFLDRIATHIIAFEGDSQVSFFDGNYQEYEADKKKRLGEEAAKPKRIRYKPVTR is encoded by the coding sequence ATGGCTCAATACGTATTCACTATGAACCGCGTCGGCAAGATCGTGCCGCCGAAGCGGCAGATCCTGAAGGACATCTCGCTGTCCTTCTTCCCCGGCGCCAAGATCGGCGTGCTCGGCCTGAACGGCTCGGGCAAGTCGACCCTGCTGAAGATCATGGCAGGCATCGACAAGGAAATCGAAGGCGAAGCGACGCCGGCGCCCAACCTGAACATCGGTTATCTGCCGCAGGAACCGCAGCTCGATCCCGAGAAGACCGTGCGCCAGGAAGTCGAAAGCGCGCTGGGCGAAGTGTTCGAAGCCCAGGCCAAGCTGGACGCGGTGTACGCCGCCTACGCCGAGGAAGACGCCGACTTCGACGCGCTCGCCACCGAGCAGGCGCGCCTGGAAGCGATCATCGCCGCCTCCGACGGCAACAGCCTGAACCAGCAGCTGGAAATGGCCGCCGACGCGCTGCGCCTGCCGCCGTGGGACGCCGTCATCGGCGTGCTGTCGGGCGGCGAGAAGCGCCGCGTGGCGCTGTGCAAGCTGCTGCTGTCCAAGCCCGACATGCTGCTGCTCGACGAGCCCACCAACCACCTGGACGCCGAATCGGTGGACTGGCTGGAACAGTTCCTGCTGCGCTTCCCGGGCACCGTGGTGGCCATCACCCACGATCGCTACTTCCTCGACAACGCCGCCGAGTGGATCCTGGAACTGGACCGCGGCCACGGCATTCCCTGGAAGGGCAACTACTCGTCCTGGCTGGAACAGAAGGAAGCCCGCCTGAAGCAGGAAGAGGCCAGCGAATCGGCGCGCCAGAAGACCATCGCCAAGGAACTGGAGTGGGTGCGGCAAAACCCCAAGGGCCGCCAGGCCAAGAGCAAGGCGCGCCTGGCGCGCTTCAACGAGCTCTCCGAGCACGAATACCAGAAGCGCAATGAAACCTCGGAAATCTTCATTCCGGTGGCCGAGCGCCTGGGCAATGAAGTCATCGAGTTCAAGGGCGTTTCCAAGGGTTACGGCGATCGTCTGCTGATCGACAATCTCAACTTCAAGATCCCGGCCGGCGCCATCGTCGGCATCATCGGCCCCAACGGCGCCGGTAAATCGACCTTGTTCCGCATGCTGGCGGGCCGCGAACAGCCGGACAGCGGTGATCTGGTGCTCGGCCCTACCGTCAAGATTTCGCTGGTCGACCAGTCGCGCGAAGACCTGGAAAACAAGAAGACCGTGTTTGAAGACGTCGCCGGCGGCGCCGACATCCTGACGGTCGGCCGCTTTGAGATGCCGTCGCGCGCCTACCTGGGCCGCTTCAACTTCAAGGGCGGCGACCAGCAGAAGATCGTCGGCAACCTCTCGGGCGGCGAACGCGGCCGCCTGCACCTGGCCAAGACGCTGCTGCAGGGCGGCAACGTGCTGCTGCTGGATGAACCGTCCAACGACCTGGACGTGGAAACCCTGCGCGCGCTGGAAGATGCCCTGCTGGAGTTCGCCGGCACCGTGCTGGTGATCTCCCACGATCGCTGGTTCCTGGATCGTATCGCCACGCACATCATCGCCTTCGAGGGCGATTCGCAGGTGTCGTTCTTTGACGGCAATTATCAGGAGTATGAGGCCGACAAGAAGAAGCGCCTGGGCGAGGAAGCCGCCAAGCCCAAGCGGATCCGCTACAAGCCGGTGACGCGCTGA
- the rarD gene encoding EamA family transporter RarD codes for MLYAVSASILWGLFPLYFKLLKEIPSFDIVVHRLFWSFVFLAGVLAWRRQWGWLGQAARRPLILFGFLLSALLLSGNWTLYVWAVNDGRIVDTSLGYFMSPLMSVFMGYLILKERMRPLQWLAVTMALGAVLWLTVANGSLPWIALVIAVTFACYGLLRKVAHLGPLEGLSLETLLMLPLVLLMLGIDTWRGSNSFMGAPAGVQVLLALAGPITAVPLLLFAQGARRIPLSMLGLMQYISPTIQLLTGVLLYDEPFAGTRAVGFCVIWLALAVYSAEGLWRFWRTRAESPAAGN; via the coding sequence ATGCTTTACGCCGTATCCGCCTCCATCCTGTGGGGGTTGTTTCCGCTGTATTTCAAGTTGCTCAAGGAAATTCCTTCCTTCGATATCGTCGTCCACCGGCTGTTCTGGTCGTTCGTGTTCCTGGCCGGCGTGCTGGCCTGGCGCCGCCAATGGGGCTGGCTCGGGCAGGCCGCGCGGAGGCCGCTGATCCTGTTCGGCTTCCTGCTCTCGGCGCTGCTGCTCTCGGGCAACTGGACGCTGTACGTCTGGGCCGTCAACGACGGCCGCATCGTCGACACCAGCCTGGGCTATTTCATGAGCCCGCTGATGAGCGTGTTCATGGGCTACCTGATCCTCAAGGAACGCATGCGGCCGCTGCAATGGCTGGCCGTGACGATGGCGCTGGGCGCGGTGCTGTGGCTGACGGTGGCCAACGGCAGCTTGCCGTGGATCGCGCTGGTGATCGCCGTCACCTTCGCCTGCTACGGCCTGTTGCGCAAGGTCGCCCACCTGGGACCGCTGGAAGGCCTGTCGCTGGAAACCCTGCTGATGCTGCCGCTGGTGCTGCTGATGCTGGGCATCGACACCTGGCGCGGCAGCAACAGCTTCATGGGCGCGCCGGCCGGCGTGCAGGTGCTGCTGGCGCTGGCCGGGCCGATCACCGCCGTGCCGCTGCTGCTGTTCGCCCAGGGCGCGCGCCGCATCCCGCTGTCGATGTTGGGTTTGATGCAATACATTTCGCCCACTATCCAGCTGCTCACCGGCGTGCTGCTCTACGACGAGCCGTTTGCCGGCACCCGCGCCGTCGGCTTTTGCGTGATCTGGCTGGCGCTCGCGGTATACTCCGCCGAAGGCTTGTGGCGCTTTTGGCGCACCCGGGCGGAAAGCCCGGCCGCAGGCAACTGA